The following DNA comes from Miscanthus floridulus cultivar M001 chromosome 5, ASM1932011v1, whole genome shotgun sequence.
CTCGTTTCCCTCATGGGATTATTCCGGTTCATCTGACTCGAACTTCATTATGTTTGGCACTGTCCAGGGCATCTCTTTCCCTGTTTCTCCCCTGATATGCACAATTGCAGTTGAGGGAAATAGTGATATGCCTAACTTCTTTGAAGGAAGATGTTCGTGAACACCCAAATTTTCTTCCATCTGGTCATCTGGATGCATTTTACCATGTTATGTGTTCTAATCCGCTGTATTTGATTGATAATCAACACAATAGTGCACCGGGCTCAATGTTGGAGTATTTGCTATGCTCCCTCCCTTTGCTAGATGAATTAGCCATTTGTTCTTTTTTCAGAAAAGGCAATTGACCCTTTGTTTTGTGATTTGTCACCATTTGTTTTGGTACCCTCTTCTGTAGCATTTTCTTTGAGAATACCAGTAACCTCTGTTTTGATCTGGTAAATAGACACATATTTAAATTGTGTCAAGAGAAATACCATCCATGCGGAATCATCCATGTTATGTACATATTCCTCGAAACGAGTATTTACTAAGTACATGTGCCATCAGCATTTTCTTTTTTGGGCCTAACAATTCTGTTATTCTTTTTGCAGAACTCATTCCGTGGCCTCTGCTGTAGTGTACAATGGCGGCAGGAGCCACCTTAAACTGGGTTAAAACCCCATTCGACACCCGGAGATTTCATGACCAATCTAGTTTAAGGTCCTTCCAATTCTCATTGTGAGCACTTCCTCTCAATGGCTTTCTTGCATTTTGAAACTAACACCTGCAACCATTTCTTGCAGTTTCCGATGCCGAAACCCTTTTGGATCAATTCAGCCCTGGTGGCTGCCAACTGATCAAGACTCATCCCTAATCAAAGTTCGTGTGGCTGCTGATTATTCAGACTCAATGCCAGATTCAAAGTACACGAGAGATCGGGGTTATCACCCTCTTGAAGAAGTTAAAGAACGTCCAAAGAAGAAGGACCTGTTGCTGACAGATGTCGAAACAGCTAGAACAGTAGTAGAGGTATGGTAACCTGGTGCAACTAAATACTACTTGTGTTTCTTATGCACCAAGCTATTTAATGTTTCATAGGTATGGTTATGGCCTGTAGTATAGAGCTCCTCAAACTAATCCAAATATATGTTGTAAAAACTTGCACAAATTCCTCCAGGCGTAGGTAACGTTTACAATTTTCCATCTTGTCTAGGCCAATAGCAAGGGGTTGCTTGTATTTCCTGCTAGGGTACACAATGAACCTCATGGACATGTTGCTTGGTCAGAGTTTCAATATGTTGTTGATGACTATGGAGGTAATGCCTTAATGCATAGGAAAAAAATATACAGTAGAGCCTTCACAGTGCTCATCTTGTGCAGCTAACCCGTTGGTAACTTATGTACAGACATTTTCTTTGAAGTACCTGACAGCGAGAACATCTTGGAAGATGATACTGCAAACAATCCTGTGGTAAGATGTGCTACTGTGCTCACCAGCACAATACTAGTTAAAAACTAGATAATAATAATTTGCTTTCCTTGTTAGTGGTTTAGTTTCCTCGTAGGTGGATAtgtactccatccattccaaattataggttTATTTTGGCTTTTTTTAGATACATGTTCTTACTTTCTATCTAGACAGACGGACAAGTTTACATAGCTCACATATTATTCCTTAGGGCTCAAGTTGGGTAGTCCTGATGAGTGACCTTGTATCCATTATGAATAAGGCTAAAATTTAAATTATTCTTCTCTCTACGAAAAGTTAAAGTCATCTACTCATAGCAGTCTAGACTCCATAGTCTATCTGCCAGGGATCATCTGGTATTTATGTTGCATGGTAGTTATTCCTTTAAGGGCCAATGTTCACAATATAGTATCATTTGTCCCTTTTTTTCTCTATCTATGTAGGTTAGCGCAGATGCATTCTATGGTCAGTAATGTGATGTTAATGGGTTGCCCTTGTTGAGTTTTTTCAGCTTGCAAGTTTAGTGCTGCAGTCAACATGCTATAAAACAGTGTTAttctgaattaaaaaaaaatgtGCACCAGTGCTTGGATGGATGATTTACTTGCTTGAAATGATGATTTAATAATTGCACTATTGCAGACAGTTTTGATTGGAATGGACGGACCCATTATTGGAGAAAGTAGTGTGGTGATTACTGATTTTAGTGATTACATGGATGGTGAAAATTTAATGGACGTTCCTGATGAGCACCACACCAAGGTTTGCTAACAAGTTATCTTTCCTGCTTTCAGCAGGTGCTATGGGTCATTTTTGTTATTAGCAAGAAGCACTATCATTATTGATGTTTCCTTTGTGAAATGTCCCCAGATTGATACAGAAATAACTGATATTCTCATAGAGTGGGGGATGCCTGCAACAATGCGTGCAATACATCCAATTTACTTTGCCAAATGTTTGACAAAGGTAAGCGATAAATAGTTATTGAAGAGTGCAGACACCACAAACCAGCAGCCCTTGAAATAGTGAAAATGGTCAAGCTGATAAAGATGCTATTAACGATTCGTTGAATTCGCACTACATCATGCACGATTTGAATGCACTTTAGATTGCAGACTCCAGACCACTTGGGTTGTCACATATCAAGTTCTGAAAAAAAAGCAAAGGTAGAAAATCAAGATTGTCTCTCGTTAGCTTCAGAATATGGTATCTTTCAGCAGGGACAACAAATGtcagtaaaacaaaagaaagagcgGCAGCAGTTTGATGTCTTGCTCTGAGTATCCCTTTTCTCATCAATTAGTATTGGATAAAAACTCTGCTAAAAATGGAATATATTTAAAGAACATTGTGGCTTTTATATATATGTCAATCTGCACTTTTTTTATTTGTCTGAACTTTCATGTGCCGGTTTGTTGTAGAGTAAAAGCTTCACCAAAGCATGTCTCATAGCATGAGTGGTCACAACTCACAAGAGCACAGCCCTAAATGTGTCTCTCATCAAATCACTCGAGTTGCAGAGAACTAGGCAATCACGTTAGCTGCTCTTTTACTATACAGGCCATTCATAATAATAATGGGGAGAAGATGGATAGTCCATCAAATGGTCTCTCTATTGTAGGATATCTGAGACCTGCTTTCATAGAGGAAGAATCTTACTTGAGGAGCTTGTTTCATGGTGAATGCAACAGTGATGGTTATTCATCTGACCGGAAAGGTACTCCCATAGCAAAATTGGATAAGAAGACGCTTCTTTCCTTCTCTCAAATCTTATTCGTCAATCCAATGCCATTTTGGATGTAGTAAATGAAACAGATGAATACAAAAGAGAAACTCGGCCAGTTTCTGGAATCAATCGCCTCATTGGTAATTTAGTTGGTTGAAATCTTGCACGTCAGCTATCCACTTTACTCCAATTTTTATTTGACTAGTATTAAGCAAATATTCAGATGGTGATAAATCAAGATTTGACTTCAATGATGCTGAAACTAGTACTGATTCAATGATCTACAAGCTGGAGATAATGACAATTGAACTGTTTTCCATGTATGGCAAGCAGGTAAGTATATCACATGACTACTTGTTCTCAGTATTGTGGCCATTACAGTTTCATATATTCTGTGGATCACTGCAGTTTATGATTGATCCACAAGATTTTCAAGATTCAGAACCAGATATTCTTGCAAATTCTGCTTCAGCGATTATAGAACGGATCAAAGAAAACAGTGACCAATGTGCAATGGCTCTCAGGTCGCTCTGTCGCAGGAAAAAGGGCCTTACTGTCGAGGTGTGTTTGTTACCACTGATGAGTTATTTTCATGTTCACAATCTCAAATTATCATTCCTATTCATGGAATGCTCTTATTTTAACCATATGTCCAAATTCAGTATTTCACTGTGAAAAGGGTATAGTCCATTTTTCAACCGCCAACTTTGGTGGTGGCTCGATTTTCAATCTTGAACTACGAAATCGAGTACCAAACACCCTTCGACTGTCAAAACTAGACAAATTTGGTCCTCTTCCTGGTTTCAAAGgtagttttctattttctaaaaataataaaaatctggATCAATCtctaaaaattcataactaatttattttaaatcagaaaaatatgaacctagtaccaattttttttttctaaaaatgttaTCTTGGAGGTTGAAAAATGCACTTTACCCTAATTAAGCATGATGTTCTCACTGTTGCATTGCCAATAGGACAAGCACTCCTTTAGCATAAGCTTTGTTTGCAATCTGATATGTTCTGTAGGAGGCAAGCTTGATTGGTGTTGACAGCCTTGGTATTGATGTAAGAGCCTTTTGTGGCTTGGAAGCTAGGACCGTTCGATTTTCATTCAATGCACAGGTTAGTTATTGGGCttcataaacttttaaaattacCTCGTTTCTTTTAATGGAAGCTAGAACAATCCCTTGTAAACTTTGGTTTCAGGCGCTCTCTGAACGTTCAGCTGAAAAGAAGATCAGGCGAATGCTTTTCCCCCGTTACCAGCGTAAAAACGTGAAAACCTCTACTGAAGATGTGTCTTAATCAATCAGCTGATTTTTCTTAGAGAGCATGTAAGCACCTGGTTGAAAGACAAGGGTGTCAAGGGAATCAACCACAATATTAATGATTTGGTCTTATGCGAGTTTGCTAGGACATAGCGCACAACCTGTCGACTATGAGGATGACCAAAAGCATCAGAATACCTGATTGAGGTTTTGACCTCGCTGATGAAGGAAGAGTTGGCCATGCATGGTCTCTAACATGCTTCCAAGAATATAGTTTGGTTTCTGACAgataataaaaaacaaataagGTGCCAATTCGTGTAAAAGACGCACTGCAAGAGGAAACTGGTTAGCTGACCAAGCTTTGTCAGCTACAAATTCCCAGTAATAACGAGCTGCGAGAGGAAAGGGCAGAGCAACAAGGTCTCGTTGGCCTGAATCAGTTCATCTTACCCCAACTTGTAACTACAGTAACTTTGTTGTCTCTTTCATGTCTGAATAAATGTTTTT
Coding sequences within:
- the LOC136450909 gene encoding uncharacterized protein At3g49140-like isoform X1, which codes for MAAGATLNWVKTPFDTRRFHDQSSLSFRCRNPFGSIQPWWLPTDQDSSLIKVRVAADYSDSMPDSKYTRDRGYHPLEEVKERPKKKDLLLTDVETARTVVEANSKGLLVFPARVHNEPHGHVAWSEFQYVVDDYGDIFFEVPDSENILEDDTANNPVTVLIGMDGPIIGESSVVITDFSDYMDGENLMDVPDEHHTKIDTEITDILIEWGMPATMRAIHPIYFAKCLTKAIHNNNGEKMDSPSNGLSIVGYLRPAFIEEESYLRSLFHGECNSDGYSSDRKVNETDEYKRETRPVSGINRLIDGDKSRFDFNDAETSTDSMIYKLEIMTIELFSMYGKQFMIDPQDFQDSEPDILANSASAIIERIKENSDQCAMALRSLCRRKKGLTVEEASLIGVDSLGIDVRAFCGLEARTVRFSFNAQALSERSAEKKIRRMLFPRYQRKNVKTSTEDVS
- the LOC136450909 gene encoding uncharacterized protein At3g49140-like isoform X2 — protein: MAAGATLNWVKTPFDTRRFHDQSSLSFRCRNPFGSIQPWWLPTDQDSSLIKVRVAADYSDSMPDSKYTRDRGYHPLEEVKERPKKKDLLLTDVETARTVVEANSKGLLVFPARVHNEPHGHVAWSEFQYVVDDYGDIFFEVPDSENILEDDTANNPVTVLIGMDGPIIGESSVVITDFSDYMDGENLMDVPDEHHTKIDTEITDILIEWGMPATMRAIHPIYFAKCLTKAIHNNNGEKMDSPSNGLSIVGYLRPAFIEEESYLRSLFHGECNSDGYSSDRKDGDKSRFDFNDAETSTDSMIYKLEIMTIELFSMYGKQFMIDPQDFQDSEPDILANSASAIIERIKENSDQCAMALRSLCRRKKGLTVEEASLIGVDSLGIDVRAFCGLEARTVRFSFNAQALSERSAEKKIRRMLFPRYQRKNVKTSTEDVS